The Infirmifilum lucidum DNA segment GGCATGTTTTCGGGGAAATCTGGGTCGCTGAAGTAGGGTTGCCTTGAGACGTCGGGCCCGTAGACATGCGGCGAGTACGCGACCTTCTCGGGGGGCAACCCCACGGGGCACTCGTAGACAGCCCGCAAGTTCTCGCCCCAGTTGAGCGAGTAGGGGTAGAGCGCTCTTGAGTCTACCTCGAGTTTCGACTTATACGTGCCTTCGACGAAGATTAGCCAGTGGGGCGCTACTTCGAGTATTCTTGACCCGACTTTCTCGACTGCTAGGCGCCAGTCTGTAGCTGGGTCACCTGTACACCACGTAGCTCCCCAGGGCTCGTTTCGGACGTCGGCCCCAATGACGTTTGGGTACTTGGAGAGACGCCTCGCGACTTCCAGCCACGTCTGTATAAACATGTCTTCGCTGACCTCGTCTGAGTACCAGAGAGACTCGATCTCGTCACACCCCAGCCTGTGGTAGTCCAGCAGGACATACATCCCAAGCTCGTTGGCCTTCGCGATAATCTTCTCCATGATGTCCAGGGAGGTTAGACCTCTCAAGTCCGGGTTAAGATCGTAGTTTATGCTGGATGGAAGTGTCCCGTTTCTAACAGAGTACGTGCAGAAGGGAAGCCTTATGGCGTTAAAGCCGAGACTCTTCATCTGCCTGAGCATGTCCTCCCAGTTCCTGGCCCAAAGCCCGTGCACGACAAAAGTCCTCGTCTCGAAGCCGAACCAGTTAACACCGTACAGGCGGACGACTCTGACTCTGCAGTCGGTCAGATTCATCGCGTAGAGCTCCCCGTTCTTCGTGAAGTAAAATACCTGGAGAGCGGCGTGTAGCATACTGCTGGCGTAAGATGCGTTAAAGTATACTGTGAGATTACACGGAGATGCAGGTGGGGTTGGCGAGTTGCCTAGACTCGTTTTCCCTACTGATTCATTCAGAAAGCCCCGGGTAGAGCCAGTCTGCGGCACTCCGTAGCGGGTATTTGCTCTATGCGCCGCACTGAGAAAAATTGATAGGAGAAGGATACTAGATATCAGCAGAATAACTAGGAGCGGATTACGGGTCGCAGTTTTCCTTAATAGCACATTGTTTTCACCGTTAGGCTATTCTCCTACCAAAGCCAGACTTTGTTGGACTCTTATCGTACACCTGTTCCACATGTAATATATATACTGGCCTGTCGCCCCTGCCTTCTGGTGGTGTATAGTGGTAGGCATCATGGATCAATGTCACAAGCCTGTGGTAAATGTCGTCAGTGTGTATGGTTATTTTCCCCTTCACTTCGAAGCTTATGCTCGGCGGCTGGAAGAAGAGCAGGCTTGCAGTCCTGCTATGCTGAACTATATTCCACGTCTGCCTAGGCCTGTCTCTTAGCCTCTTAGCCAGCTCTACAGTTGCTAGCTTCTCGAAGTCAATGTACTTTTCAGCAACTCCGCGTGGGTGGTATACTAGCTGTAAGAGTAACTTTGCGCCACGTAGGCTGTGCTCCTCGTATAACCTTCTAAGCTTCTCTCCATCCCCGTAGGCTCTCGAATATTCCTCGTCTGAAAGCTTCAAGTGCTCTTCCAGTCTTCTTACGACGTCCATAGCATACTCCTCGCGTGGGACATACCCGCAGCCGACAATCTTCGCATTGAGCACAATCTCCCCGTTGATGCAAGCCGCAGTCACGAGTGCAGGGTTGTGGCGTGTGAACTCTAGGAAAAACCTCTCCGGATCCACCTTGACTCCGTCTATGAACTGTTGTAGCAAGGCTCTCCTAGCATAGTAGTTCCACTCTAGGAAAACATCGGGTAGCCTGGCCATTGGCTGGATCTCGCGTGAAAGCAAATAACTCTTTTCACCAGCCCTCCAGCAGGAGCCATTGAGAAAACTCTACCGTGGGCTCCCAGCCTCCACTACACGGGCCCTCTAGATGTGCTCAGTTATCCCGCGATTAATCTCTACACGTTATGCTTGAGTACGACTGACACTAGTACACGCCTACTCATAACCCTACATCTGTGCTACATATGTGTTCCCCAGCATTTCCAGGATGCTGCACTGCAGGGGGTACAAAAAGTGCCGTGTTTCTAGCAGGAATACACGAGAACATTGTCCATGCGAGGTGCCGGGGATTCAGCCAGCGTCAGTTACTTCCACGAGTTCCTTAACCCTAGAGAAGTACCACTTTGCCTCGGACTCGTCCGCCAGGTGGAGCTCGAACGGGTGGTACGGGGGCAGGGAGGCGAGCTCCTCCACTCTGGCTTTGATTTCAGCTCTGGACAGGTTGTCCACTGGGAGGAGGCTGGACACTATGAGGACGTCCACGTCACTCCCCCCTACAGCCTCTCCTTTCAAGACGCTTCCAAACACGTAGACGCGCGAGTCGGGTAGGAGCGCCTTAACTGCCTGCACTATCCTAGGGATGTACTTGTCCCAGTTCCTCAGAATATCGGCCCTCTTTACGAGCAGGTCGAAGTAGTTATCCGTGCGCCAACACCTCTTCAGCGAACTTTAACAAGGCTTCGGCCTCCTCTCTGCTGTACTCGCGTGGCAGGTACCTTGAAGCTATGTAGGCGTCTTCCAAGAGCCTAGCCTCCCTCCACTTCTCACGCA contains these protein-coding regions:
- a CDS encoding glycoside hydrolase family 5 protein, coding for MLHAALQVFYFTKNGELYAMNLTDCRVRVVRLYGVNWFGFETRTFVVHGLWARNWEDMLRQMKSLGFNAIRLPFCTYSVRNGTLPSSINYDLNPDLRGLTSLDIMEKIIAKANELGMYVLLDYHRLGCDEIESLWYSDEVSEDMFIQTWLEVARRLSKYPNVIGADVRNEPWGATWCTGDPATDWRLAVEKVGSRILEVAPHWLIFVEGTYKSKLEVDSRALYPYSLNWGENLRAVYECPVGLPPEKVAYSPHVYGPDVSRQPYFSDPDFPENMPAIWMQNFGYVRASLGFPIVIGEFGGRYGHGGDPRDRAWQDKFVDWLIQNRICGFFYWSWNPNSRDTGGILKDDWLNVWTDKYQNIRRLIEACSTLENLQP
- a CDS encoding nucleotidyltransferase domain-containing protein; this encodes MQAVKALLPDSRVYVFGSVLKGEAVGGSDVDVLIVSSLLPVDNLSRAEIKARVEELASLPPYHPFELHLADESEAKWYFSRVKELVEVTDAG